One Candidatus Kapaibacterium sp. genomic window carries:
- the paaB gene encoding 1,2-phenylacetyl-CoA epoxidase subunit B translates to MSNDTQWKLWEVFIQLKTGKPHEHVGNVHAPDAELAIQNARDVYARRDKPVSIWVTPSELITATAPQDNEAFFDSIDDKVYRHPQFYKIPKGVNVDVH, encoded by the coding sequence ATGAGCAACGACACACAATGGAAACTTTGGGAAGTTTTCATACAACTGAAGACAGGCAAACCACACGAGCACGTAGGCAACGTACATGCGCCAGATGCCGAATTGGCAATCCAAAATGCGCGCGACGTTTACGCACGTCGGGACAAACCCGTCAGCATTTGGGTAACTCCATCGGAATTGATTACGGCAACCGCTCCGCAGGACAATGAAGCCTTTTTCGATTCGATTGATGACAAGGTTTATCGCCACCCACAATTCTACAAAATCCCCAAAGGAGTAAACGTTGATGTCCACTGA
- the paaC gene encoding phenylacetate-CoA oxygenase subunit PaaC, giving the protein MSTDATKKALFNFAIKHADDRLILGHRLAEWCSAAPILEEDIAMSNIALDLLGQSVLFLKYAAELENSNHTEDDLAYLRTEKEFRNALLCEQNTDDFAYAIARQFFFDVYDYYLMEALSKSTDEQIRGIAEKSVKEAKYHLRHSSEWMLRLGDGTEESHKRIAEAVEFLWMYTGELFETDGDDDLLKSEGIIPDLSGLKAKWYESVSQLLTKATLDVPSIDLFMQSGGRKGYHTENLGHILSDMQYLRRLYPDAKW; this is encoded by the coding sequence ATGTCCACTGATGCTACGAAAAAAGCCTTGTTCAATTTTGCGATAAAACACGCTGACGATAGACTGATTCTCGGGCATCGCCTTGCCGAATGGTGTAGCGCCGCTCCTATACTCGAGGAAGATATTGCGATGTCGAATATTGCACTCGATTTGCTTGGTCAATCCGTTTTGTTTTTGAAATATGCAGCCGAATTGGAAAATTCCAACCACACAGAAGATGATTTGGCATATTTGCGAACCGAAAAAGAATTCCGAAACGCACTGCTGTGCGAGCAAAACACCGATGATTTTGCCTATGCAATTGCCCGTCAATTTTTCTTCGATGTTTATGATTATTATTTGATGGAAGCATTATCGAAAAGTACCGATGAGCAAATCAGAGGCATCGCCGAAAAATCTGTCAAAGAAGCCAAATATCATTTGCGCCACTCGTCGGAATGGATGCTAAGGCTCGGCGACGGAACAGAAGAAAGCCATAAGCGAATAGCCGAAGCGGTCGAATTTTTGTGGATGTACACAGGCGAATTATTCGAAACTGACGGTGATGACGATTTGCTCAAATCGGAAGGAATTATTCCTGATTTAAGCGGATTGAAAGCAAAATGGTATGAATCTGTTTCGCAATTGCTCACGAAGGCAACGCTCGATGTGCCGTCAATTGATTTGTTTATGCAATCCGGCGGCAGAAAAGGCTATCACACCGAAAATTTGGGACATATTTTGTCGGATATGCAGTACCTGCGCCGGCTCTATCCCGATGCTAAATGGTAA
- the paaJ gene encoding phenylacetate-CoA oxygenase subunit PaaJ — MSVAAITKDEILEILQEVKDPEIPAVSVIEMGMVREVIVSDNQVKIVITPTYSGCPAMGWIHNEIKKVLETVGISNLIIETRLSPAWTTDWMSDETKLKLKESGIAPPQNKTYELESSDLFNIIKVPAAIICPFCDSDDTKIISEFGSTACKSLHYCNSCLQGFDHFKCH, encoded by the coding sequence ATGAGTGTAGCTGCAATAACAAAAGACGAAATTTTGGAGATTCTCCAAGAGGTCAAAGACCCCGAAATTCCTGCCGTTAGCGTAATCGAAATGGGAATGGTTCGGGAAGTTATTGTTAGCGATAATCAAGTGAAAATCGTTATTACGCCCACTTATTCCGGATGTCCGGCAATGGGTTGGATTCATAATGAAATCAAAAAAGTGCTCGAAACGGTAGGAATTAGCAATTTAATTATCGAAACGAGACTTTCGCCCGCTTGGACAACTGATTGGATGAGCGATGAAACGAAGCTGAAATTGAAAGAATCGGGAATTGCTCCGCCACAAAATAAAACTTATGAATTGGAAAGCTCCGATTTGTTTAATATTATCAAAGTTCCGGCGGCGATAATTTGCCCATTTTGCGATTCGGACGATACGAAAATCATAAGCGAATTTGGTTCGACCGCTTGCAAATCACTCCATTATTGCAATTCATGTTTGCAAGGATTCGACCATTTCAAATGTCATTGA
- a CDS encoding glycosyltransferase family 39 protein, whose amino-acid sequence MRISFLLAILGVILFIPNLGLVHLFDWDEINFAEAAREMLVTGDYLNVRIDFEPFHEKPPLFIWMQALSMHIFGINEFAARLPNALIGIITIQVLFHTGRKLFDVKFGLIWVMAFVGSLLPHFYFKTAIIDPTFNLLIYLSIYYLFKLSKNELEKSEFKAMDLFYAGLFCSLGMLTKGPVAYLLIVLTWAGVFFIYRKQAKFPIKKLLLFTLYASILPLIWYSLLIMQSGSGLVEDFIMYHIRLLTTGDAGHSGPIYYHFVILLLGCFPASVLIFRSFRKQADDSQSQNLFKIWNFVLLAVVLIIFSIVKTKIVHYSSLAYFPITFLAAYSVYSIVYREIGWKWTTTAMLALIGIVYSALFILFPLALINVEMILPKITDEMTYEVLSSRVHWGGFEYIVGIIFFVGLCISLVLVFLRKYLPSFVALTATIAVTITLFLPLVAPKIEQYTQAAPIEFFGYLAQDDVYLHTLGYKSYVPFYYGAKKYERSRYYLGMSGREYEQFLLEGDIDSDAYFSAKMTAADNFANQYHELIELYRKNGFVFFKRERIQ is encoded by the coding sequence TTGAGAATTTCATTTTTGCTTGCCATTCTCGGCGTAATTTTATTCATCCCAAACTTAGGTTTGGTGCATTTATTTGATTGGGACGAAATCAACTTTGCTGAAGCGGCTCGCGAAATGCTTGTAACGGGCGATTATCTAAACGTCCGCATAGATTTTGAGCCATTCCACGAAAAGCCCCCGCTTTTTATATGGATGCAGGCGCTTTCGATGCACATCTTCGGCATTAACGAATTTGCTGCTCGATTGCCGAACGCATTGATTGGCATCATCACGATTCAAGTGCTGTTCCACACAGGCAGAAAATTATTTGATGTCAAATTTGGCTTGATTTGGGTTATGGCTTTTGTAGGCTCTCTGCTGCCACATTTTTATTTCAAAACTGCAATCATAGACCCGACGTTCAATTTGCTGATATATCTCTCCATCTACTACCTTTTCAAACTTAGTAAAAATGAATTGGAGAAGAGTGAATTCAAAGCAATGGATTTGTTTTATGCAGGATTGTTCTGCTCATTGGGGATGTTGACTAAAGGTCCGGTGGCTTATTTGCTGATAGTACTGACTTGGGCAGGCGTCTTTTTCATTTATCGCAAACAAGCAAAATTTCCAATAAAAAAATTGTTGCTATTCACGCTTTATGCCTCAATTTTGCCCTTAATTTGGTATTCCTTGCTGATTATGCAATCAGGCAGTGGATTGGTGGAAGATTTCATAATGTACCACATCCGTTTGCTAACTACGGGAGATGCGGGGCATTCGGGACCGATTTATTATCATTTTGTGATTTTGTTGTTGGGATGCTTTCCGGCTTCAGTGCTGATTTTCAGGTCTTTCCGCAAACAAGCCGATGATTCGCAATCGCAAAATTTATTCAAAATATGGAATTTTGTTCTGCTTGCTGTTGTCCTAATTATTTTTTCAATCGTTAAAACCAAAATAGTTCATTATTCATCGTTGGCGTATTTCCCGATTACATTTTTAGCAGCATATTCAGTGTATTCAATAGTTTATCGTGAAATCGGCTGGAAATGGACAACGACCGCAATGTTAGCTTTGATTGGCATTGTATATTCGGCACTTTTTATACTTTTCCCACTTGCATTAATCAATGTAGAAATGATTTTGCCAAAAATAACAGACGAAATGACATACGAAGTGCTGAGTTCGCGCGTACATTGGGGAGGTTTTGAGTATATTGTAGGAATCATATTTTTCGTGGGGCTTTGCATTTCGCTTGTATTAGTCTTTCTGCGAAAATATTTGCCCTCATTTGTCGCCCTGACAGCGACTATTGCAGTAACCATAACACTATTTTTGCCACTCGTAGCGCCCAAAATTGAACAATACACACAAGCTGCTCCGATTGAATTTTTTGGCTACCTTGCCCAAGATGATGTTTACTTGCATACTCTGGGATATAAGTCATACGTGCCATTTTATTATGGCGCAAAGAAATACGAGCGCTCACGCTATTATTTGGGGATGTCAGGCAGGGAATATGAACAATTTCTGCTCGAAGGCGATATCGATAGCGACGCATATTTCTCGGCAAAGATGACAGCTGCCGACAATTTTGCAAATCAATACCACGAATTAATCGAGTTATATCGCAAAAACGGCTTCGTATTCTTCAAACGAGAGCGAATTCAATGA
- the thpR gene encoding RNA 2',3'-cyclic phosphodiesterase, whose protein sequence is MAVKRLFIGTFVDYTLFEPIYDEIVDELGEVVFGKWTEINNLHFTYKFLGNIELDKIDSLIESLGDSLGLKESPLKIRGLGCFPTPNKPRIVYARVFNPDNSIKKNYDIIEKKMTALGFPPEVKFFVPHVTLMRVKSSLTGFADKLKTYNNMPIGLMPSYKISLVESSLTNQGPIYNIIA, encoded by the coding sequence ATGGCAGTAAAGCGACTTTTTATTGGAACTTTTGTTGACTATACATTATTCGAACCTATATACGATGAAATTGTAGATGAGTTAGGCGAAGTTGTCTTCGGAAAATGGACTGAAATCAACAACTTGCATTTCACTTACAAATTTTTGGGAAATATCGAATTAGATAAAATTGATTCTCTAATCGAATCACTCGGCGATTCCTTAGGATTGAAGGAATCTCCCTTGAAAATTCGCGGATTGGGTTGCTTCCCGACTCCCAACAAACCGCGAATCGTCTATGCACGTGTTTTCAATCCCGATAATAGCATTAAGAAAAATTATGACATCATCGAAAAGAAAATGACGGCTCTCGGATTTCCGCCCGAGGTCAAATTTTTCGTTCCACATGTGACTTTGATGCGTGTCAAATCTTCTCTGACCGGATTTGCCGATAAATTGAAGACCTATAACAATATGCCGATTGGTCTGATGCCGTCGTATAAGATAAGTTTAGTTGAAAGCTCTCTAACAAACCAAGGACCAATTTACAATATAATTGCCTGA
- a CDS encoding ferredoxin--NADP reductase, giving the protein MTESPYNATVIGKILLTPDLLVLRLSTDKPRTQFKAGQYTQIGLLSQEQRSPNSVMPLESMAPDILIKRPYSIASANFETTEFEFYVSQVKSGQLTPRLFNLTLGRRMWIDDKILGVFTLDNVPENCNIVMIATGTGLAPYMSFLRSHLATHLNTKLAIIHGAGYPWDLGYFSELTLIQNTFKNFYYFPTLLRADQNWAGLTGYIEKHLEDGILPNKAGIEIDPKKTHFFLCGNPKMVESVSSYLYKNNYIKHCKETKGSLHIEEY; this is encoded by the coding sequence ATGACAGAATCGCCTTATAATGCAACAGTAATCGGGAAAATACTTCTGACACCCGATTTGTTAGTCTTGCGATTGAGCACTGATAAGCCTCGAACGCAATTTAAAGCAGGTCAATACACACAAATAGGGCTTTTGTCCCAAGAGCAACGTTCGCCAAATTCGGTAATGCCACTCGAATCTATGGCTCCGGATATTTTGATTAAGCGCCCCTATTCGATTGCATCAGCTAATTTTGAAACAACCGAATTTGAGTTTTATGTTAGTCAAGTGAAATCGGGGCAACTAACCCCAAGACTTTTCAATCTGACTTTGGGCAGAAGAATGTGGATTGATGATAAAATTCTCGGTGTGTTTACGCTCGACAACGTCCCCGAAAATTGCAACATCGTTATGATTGCAACAGGCACAGGGCTTGCTCCGTATATGAGTTTTCTCCGTTCGCATCTGGCAACTCACCTAAATACTAAGTTGGCTATTATTCATGGAGCAGGTTACCCTTGGGATTTGGGCTATTTCAGCGAACTAACGCTGATTCAAAATACTTTCAAAAATTTCTATTATTTCCCAACTTTACTAAGAGCTGACCAAAATTGGGCAGGATTGACCGGATATATTGAAAAACATCTCGAAGATGGAATATTACCCAATAAAGCCGGAATCGAAATTGACCCAAAGAAAACTCATTTCTTCTTGTGTGGCAATCCCAAAATGGTCGAATCTGTTTCTTCTTATTTATATAAGAATAATTATATCAAACATTGCAAAGAAACTAAAGGTTCATTGCATATTGAAGAATATTAA
- a CDS encoding glycosyltransferase family 9 protein, translating to MKAMVVQLGRIGDLILLTPMLEELKNKYSAQVTLLVGPSNYSIIKGHPAIDRIIVLNKAPHKLLLTLLKLLIKRFDVWIDPRDHHSTEGRLLARIGRAKMKIGFNSEAKKAVFTHGISNENHNLHQVQIGLNALRPLGYELSNEIPRPTLPLNPNSEKKIDEFIGSHANQFTLLNISASKDDKMWHEDLWVRFIRSQSNLLGELILCHAPNHKGVANSIIFKLDREIKVFSSPEISDIVSLISRASLLIGPDTSLVHIAAAFNIPVLALYSGLDEFYVKFRPLSEIEISVRADKGDTGIKSITLDSMIESYTEIGKQLLQKK from the coding sequence ATGAAAGCAATGGTAGTGCAACTCGGCAGAATCGGCGATTTGATTTTATTAACACCGATGCTTGAAGAACTGAAAAATAAATATTCGGCACAAGTTACTTTGCTTGTTGGTCCGAGCAATTACAGCATTATCAAAGGGCATCCGGCAATTGACCGAATCATTGTCCTGAACAAAGCGCCTCACAAGCTGTTGCTCACATTGCTAAAGTTGCTGATTAAACGATTTGACGTTTGGATTGACCCGCGAGACCATCATTCCACCGAAGGAAGATTATTGGCTCGAATTGGCAGAGCAAAAATGAAAATCGGTTTCAATTCCGAAGCGAAAAAGGCAGTTTTCACGCATGGCATCAGCAACGAAAATCATAATTTGCACCAAGTCCAAATCGGCTTGAATGCGCTGAGACCATTGGGATATGAGCTAAGCAATGAAATCCCCCGCCCAACGTTGCCATTGAATCCCAATTCCGAGAAAAAAATTGACGAATTCATTGGCTCTCATGCAAATCAATTCACACTTTTGAATATTTCGGCAAGCAAGGACGACAAGATGTGGCACGAAGACTTGTGGGTCAGGTTCATCAGATCGCAATCGAATCTGCTTGGAGAACTTATATTGTGCCATGCCCCCAACCACAAAGGTGTGGCAAATTCAATCATTTTCAAACTTGATAGGGAAATAAAAGTATTTTCTTCGCCGGAAATATCGGATATTGTCTCGCTAATCAGCCGAGCAAGTCTATTGATTGGTCCGGATACTTCACTTGTGCATATTGCTGCGGCATTCAATATTCCTGTTCTTGCACTTTATAGTGGATTAGATGAATTTTACGTCAAATTCCGCCCGCTTTCAGAAATTGAAATCTCTGTACGCGCCGATAAAGGCGATACGGGAATAAAATCCATAACATTAGATAGTATGATTGAATCTTATACAGAAATAGGAAAGCAACTTTTGCAAAAAAAGTAA
- a CDS encoding glycosyltransferase codes for MSHFGDLSMGGQKSMFALIRNLDKSRFEPLAIVPYEGELSKNLASAGCKVFTMPLLPLKPKFYFQQISNIASLSRIIRTQCISIVHPDHERDALIAGLACKFTNAKMLWHVRLTRKVGTDKLTFSLADKVIGIAEDVRNRFEGMASLDRKYITIYNGVDCDEFKPIDKTTIKAKLGLEPNKFIITFAGQFKRGKGLMDLIAAATLIDNDNHQFMLIGKPESENFLAEMKDAISAANLESRVKIMEFQSDIQNWFAASDIVVLPSHEGTEGMGRVLFEAMACGTAVIGTNISGVRQAISQETGLLVAEKSPQSLAEAITKLMADKVMRHSMEHNGRQRALEFFDIKNHAKNVEKIYEQLISVQK; via the coding sequence ATGAGTCATTTCGGTGACCTTTCGATGGGCGGACAAAAAAGTATGTTTGCTCTGATTCGGAATTTGGACAAAAGCCGCTTTGAACCGCTCGCCATCGTGCCATACGAAGGGGAACTCTCCAAAAATTTGGCTTCAGCCGGTTGCAAAGTCTTCACTATGCCTTTGTTGCCGCTCAAACCAAAATTCTATTTCCAGCAAATCAGCAACATTGCCTCGCTCTCTCGGATTATTCGCACTCAATGTATCTCAATCGTTCACCCAGACCACGAGCGTGATGCTTTGATAGCGGGGCTTGCCTGCAAATTCACGAATGCGAAAATGCTGTGGCATGTACGATTGACGCGTAAAGTAGGTACCGACAAATTAACTTTTTCGCTGGCAGATAAAGTGATTGGCATAGCGGAAGATGTTCGCAATCGCTTTGAGGGGATGGCGTCGCTCGACCGGAAGTACATTACAATATATAATGGTGTAGATTGCGACGAGTTCAAACCGATTGATAAAACTACCATCAAGGCAAAATTGGGGCTTGAACCGAATAAATTTATCATCACTTTTGCCGGGCAATTCAAGCGTGGCAAAGGACTTATGGATTTAATCGCTGCAGCAACGCTTATTGATAATGATAATCATCAATTTATGCTAATCGGCAAGCCCGAAAGCGAAAATTTTCTCGCTGAAATGAAAGATGCAATATCGGCAGCAAACTTGGAAAGTAGAGTTAAAATTATGGAATTCCAAAGCGATATCCAAAATTGGTTTGCGGCATCGGACATCGTAGTTTTGCCATCACATGAAGGCACCGAAGGAATGGGCAGAGTGCTGTTCGAAGCTATGGCTTGTGGCACGGCTGTAATCGGGACGAATATTTCCGGCGTTCGCCAAGCGATTTCACAGGAGACAGGTTTGTTGGTAGCTGAAAAATCGCCGCAAAGTTTGGCAGAGGCAATAACTAAGCTTATGGCGGATAAGGTTATGAGGCACAGCATGGAACACAATGGACGGCAAAGAGCATTAGAATTTTTCGATATTAAAAATCATGCGAAAAATGTTGAAAAAATTTATGAGCAATTAATAAGTGTGCAAAAATAG
- a CDS encoding T9SS type A sorting domain-containing protein — protein MKNLILLILILTTYFSLPLYADNNWLHIKDTFYKNFQKAICFDSLNYGALGLAINGVTKFYLTSDGGINWQQTLTDDICFLEPEIRRGNLYPIDISKTIDGFVYIACDTGYFIYSTDSCSTWQRFKSGIDSNFKFFDMYDSKIGIAATEHTLFISEDGCSTFIEIPINIENAIISRIWNIKILDENHIFIIAESYSLKSNVLIKSSNQGSTWEMISFGKIETGRLFNIGLEHIWLAAPISIYSQGKKTTEDFIYYSNDHGNTWILQYSNQKDNDGFITSLNFYDEFNGIATGWYGLIYMTFDGGKTWQQSFHRQYYLNENLFACLRISQDKAVVFSEKGHIYKYELNEMSINYLHQEEIFINYLTQSDYLEINFNEIDIRTSKNLENFKIYNILGECMVNQSIPTSNGKHYIDVSKLSAGLYFVIIGNSVEKFVKM, from the coding sequence ATGAAAAATCTCATTTTATTAATATTGATTTTAACTACATATTTCTCCCTTCCTCTTTATGCAGATAATAATTGGTTGCATATTAAGGACACTTTTTATAAGAATTTTCAAAAAGCTATATGTTTTGACTCCTTGAATTACGGTGCTTTAGGGCTCGCTATTAATGGTGTAACCAAATTTTATCTTACATCGGATGGTGGTATTAATTGGCAACAAACATTAACGGATGACATTTGTTTCTTAGAACCCGAAATTAGAAGAGGAAATCTTTATCCTATTGATATTTCTAAAACTATTGATGGTTTTGTTTATATTGCTTGCGATACAGGTTATTTTATTTATTCTACTGATAGTTGTTCTACTTGGCAACGATTTAAATCAGGCATTGACAGTAATTTTAAATTTTTTGATATGTATGACAGTAAAATAGGAATAGCTGCAACCGAACATACATTATTCATTTCAGAAGACGGTTGCTCTACATTCATAGAAATTCCCATAAATATCGAGAATGCCATAATCTCGAGAATTTGGAACATAAAAATTCTTGATGAGAACCATATTTTTATAATAGCAGAATCATACAGTTTGAAGTCTAACGTACTTATTAAGTCTTCTAATCAAGGTTCCACTTGGGAGATGATTTCATTCGGCAAAATTGAAACCGGTAGATTATTTAATATTGGGTTGGAGCATATTTGGCTCGCTGCACCTATTTCAATATATTCACAAGGGAAAAAAACAACAGAAGACTTTATATATTATTCGAATGACCATGGAAATACTTGGATTTTACAGTATTCTAACCAAAAAGATAATGATGGTTTTATAACCTCTTTAAATTTTTATGATGAGTTTAATGGCATTGCTACCGGTTGGTATGGATTAATATACATGACATTCGATGGTGGGAAAACTTGGCAACAAAGCTTCCATAGACAGTATTATTTGAATGAAAATTTATTCGCCTGCCTGAGGATTTCCCAAGATAAAGCTGTAGTATTTTCCGAAAAAGGTCATATTTACAAGTATGAATTGAACGAGATGAGTATAAATTATTTACACCAAGAAGAGATATTTATAAACTATTTGACTCAGTCAGATTATTTAGAAATTAATTTTAATGAGATTGACATTAGAACCAGCAAAAATTTAGAAAATTTTAAAATATATAATATTCTAGGTGAATGTATGGTTAATCAATCAATTCCAACTTCTAATGGAAAACATTATATTGATGTCTCAAAATTATCTGCCGGCTTGTATTTTGTGATAATTGGCAATAGTGTAGAGAAGTTTGTGAAGATGTGA
- a CDS encoding T9SS type A sorting domain-containing protein produces the protein MKKFKFNLIFQVFVCISLLIQSESFAYEEECFDQEFLDNCEYSGGTLTLPCTPYPGSPYCIIQYQVCILGKQIRILNYSWSGTCSCMDVEAEILRAVLGDAERFGITSPGCFLDFRVQLMGCFIERDISNGTIGQGKELSQCEPFDAEQCCGVGYQVCYKWSCPTGQNCNLIIESFEPITASFPITDCPDGCNSLCDRWLISFTLPVEKGSLSNGKDELKENVNVLVKEDILEIIIDQENNEKANVQVNVFDIMGRELNLSMKEVSMNKLILGLQTVPKGHYTVIIRIQDKVYVKNIIKY, from the coding sequence ATGAAAAAATTTAAATTCAACTTAATTTTTCAAGTTTTTGTTTGTATTTCACTTTTAATTCAATCAGAATCATTTGCATATGAAGAAGAATGCTTCGACCAAGAATTTCTTGATAATTGCGAATATTCGGGTGGAACGCTTACATTACCTTGCACACCTTATCCAGGCTCACCTTATTGTATAATTCAATATCAGGTATGTATTCTTGGCAAGCAAATTAGGATATTAAATTACTCATGGTCCGGAACATGCTCTTGTATGGATGTTGAAGCTGAGATTCTTCGTGCTGTTTTAGGAGATGCAGAGCGTTTTGGTATAACATCCCCGGGATGTTTCTTGGATTTTAGAGTACAATTGATGGGATGTTTTATAGAACGTGATATTTCGAATGGCACCATTGGTCAAGGTAAGGAGTTATCTCAATGTGAGCCATTTGATGCGGAACAGTGTTGTGGTGTAGGATATCAAGTGTGTTATAAATGGTCTTGTCCTACTGGACAAAACTGTAATCTAATAATAGAAAGTTTCGAACCTATTACAGCATCGTTTCCTATTACAGATTGCCCTGATGGATGCAACTCTCTATGTGATAGATGGTTAATTAGTTTTACATTACCTGTGGAAAAGGGAAGCTTGTCGAATGGTAAAGACGAATTAAAGGAGAATGTAAATGTATTAGTCAAAGAAGACATTTTAGAGATTATAATTGACCAAGAAAACAATGAAAAAGCTAATGTTCAAGTAAATGTATTTGATATAATGGGAAGAGAACTTAATTTGTCCATGAAAGAAGTGAGCATGAATAAGTTGATTCTTGGTTTACAAACTGTTCCCAAAGGGCACTATACTGTTATAATAAGAATTCAGGACAAGGTATATGTCAAGAACATCATTAAATATTAG